In Euwallacea fornicatus isolate EFF26 chromosome 2, ASM4011564v1, whole genome shotgun sequence, one genomic interval encodes:
- the LOC136348197 gene encoding probable Rho GTPase-activating protein CG5521 isoform X2, whose protein sequence is MFSKKNLVDVKKSTAKLQDPKKDLTTRIKHLKLILDNVDTAEAKGLFEANFSHIYNILYESFLQMESNLRQRVHKAHKEELECTLWILEQVICLLPELIHRRWQLHSLGRMLAKLLHTGNSIRLRRQGIKYFLMWYQALNDNAPEYVHKMFASLVPSFHNQLLTASQAVSGSIFHDAQHPVTPPEMLPILPPSSSEKPPDHPSRFYLEALLDHMVHTVIKLEWQDKMSHHHRCFSFLLEQFKTYYLPKICPGFSKDTSLYRPILELPQLRKMENETEFMFCRVSLILWVTNYMHQSKKDQHGQRPDPGSGQSMATPMHDEESESAHPSLDSTLSVQTNKTATDEELAQQIVRDVLCSTRDNVNFVHEIFRQAFLLNFSHVVAIRKIILVYKDLIQGNVELPPYALDPPDEISKNLHPDPDGVRGRLRNDSYLGAIHKENLLVRAGIQNLYQLFMTHAANVFLLEVNPHIPRLLEEQTDACKRILNIYRYMVMNVRMDSSTWEQLLVVLLQITSLVLGETPPRKKLLTLGGKLAPAIFQTLIVTWIKANLNVAISRELWDRFLDVLTSLTNWEELIKEWAKTMETLTRVLARHVYDLDLNSLPLDRLNDQKMKRSRRVTSRPEAHTSVASGGAPSEGPHQPVSRQDSSLPDGAIFSSKRIKSGLSRSYSETSINVKARVRVKRNYGKHRRTKSLELLPPGDTESTDRTRSPSPAPSSGIESSSIKDSPIQLDVLADGQGIDQAGENRGVVCGGSIRGWLPDVAVILWKRMLGALGDINQIADPRLHAQVFEYLIRLTETLIKIKRNQGVSLDNLTTPQAPELVPPLTLILPWCFGALSLSSCYEAGKLNALRLLISVMLNCDPKYRTCLAQFYRFIHRALAGEGKATKNTSIKYLGPRFLSLQLPGASLLLLDIVHACNDILNSSERSEGMPRTEAVSILANLLSLPDDLSSISVLQPEAGFTILNSCPDIKEHVVSILLRAGRREPSGKARCIALSGLGMFVYKELTNHSFHPKIVEAMNVLLLALKFNNKMIAQLASDILFLLCDHAGLLWARYPRLGNGVISELCAGLLRHSGSSSLESDRALSRALLLCLGEWCMRLGPERLLEPNEYGENRGSCLLLQVFTVLHTIITGSTANPTPSKPISTEDFDPTITSDDLPENRPLASERSPSRITSKGQKSVALCAETVLAHLVNHLGHFPMAIGAARLSSLVSEHDDVPNLSSDDLSTVIFSVPNIQLFILTKNVIASLVELPALDSPGGGAAAGLVTAGEQVRVLLRDMSGKSSWDASILYRTPESVQEVCLCESEQRRTLQFFQELEENVELNAQDAFPCAESDSLMTPMLGAQNLPQRAMRHRPPNILPEVINAAPDLDQLDDLLQYLGYTSPECLESPNIKLNEPGPPPLFLELEQDVIGSVINQRNVEIEEALLLQQSNFALGKPVRKPRNTSDRRCSSASGTDRELGSFGTMVESNAFQQCRLLFSQLGLSGWDRRNQVHLLDKNDRLLRELRNLDNQSCRETHKFAVIYVAPGQEDKNSILSNQSGSAAYEQFLAGLAWEIELEYHTGFLGGLQKLGSTGMTAPYMATSFMEAVFHVATRMPGDSPEAVLSKTRHLGNDEVHVVWSEHSRDYRRDIIPTEFCDILIVIYPLGNDLNRVTVNCKADVPYFGVLFDETIVESNILPGLVRATAICASRAKRMTYQFYQQYYEERSRSLETVVTKHKLSSTFEEFIAKVYNPLPMGGSRGSCADSSHGSNSSSLLTAALLDSSAHHKLTRSDHQKCRANDPTSRNTVWLNHQSDVQNGAESSISPRSLKKLSTNLKGSKKSHKQEHVESPPESPLQMTKRK, encoded by the exons ATGTTCAGCAAGAAGAATTTGGTGGACGTCAAGAAGTCTACTGCCAAGCTCCAGGACCCCAAAAAAGACCTGACAACTCGAATCAAGCATTTAAAGCTGATCTTAG ATAATGTGGACACAGCTGAAGCCAAGGGGCTCTTTGAAGCCAACTTCAGCCACATCTACAACATTCTTTATGAGAGTTTTCTGCAGATGGAGTCGAATTTGCGACAACGAG TCCACAAGGCCCACAAAGAGGAGCTTGAGTGTACCTTATGGATCCTCGAACAGGTGATATGTCTCCTGCCCGAGCTTATCCACCGCAGGTGGCAGTTGCACTCTTTGGGGCGCATGCTCGCCAAACTCCTGCACACGGGCAACTCCATACGCCTACGTAGGCAAGGCATAAAGTACTTTCTCATGTG GTATCAGGCGCTAAATGACAACGCTCCGGAGTATGTTCACAAAATGTTTGCTTCGTTGGTACCCAGTTTCCATAACCAATTGCTCACCGCTTCTCAAGCAGTCAGCGGTAGCATTTTTCATGATGCACAACATCCGGTCACTCCACCGGAAATGCTGCCAATACTACCACCATCTAGCAGTGAAAAACCACCCGATCATCCAAGTCG GTTCTACTTAGAAGCACTTCTCGACCATATGGTACACACAGTGATTAAGCTCGAATGGCAGGACAAAATGTCGCATCATCACCGCTGCTTCAGTTTCCTGCTTGAGCAGTTTAAGACATATTATCTCCCCAAGATCTGTCCAGGTTTCAGCAAAGATACTTCCTTGTACAGGCCGATTTTAG aACTGCCGCAGCTTCGCAAAATGGAGAACGAGACAGAATTTATGTTTTGTCGCGTTTCGTTGATTCTGTGGGTGACGAATTATATGCACCAAAGCAAAAAGGATCAGCATGGTCAGAGACCTGATCCTGGAAGTGGACAAAGTATGGCGACGCCGATGCATGATGAAGAGAGCGAATCTGCGCATCCGAGCTTAGATTCGA CCCTTTCGGTCCAAACCAACAAAACCGCCACTGACGAGGAATTGGCACAGCAAATCGTGCGCGACGTCCTCTGCTCAACACGCGACAACGTCAACTTTGTGCATGAAATCTTCAGACAGGCCTTCCTGCTCAACTTTAGCCACGTGGTGGCCATACGCAAAATTATCCTAGTTTACAAGGATCTCATTCAAGGCAATGTCGAGTTACCCCCATATGCCTTAGACCCTCCCGATGAAATCTCCAAGAACTTGCATCCAGACCCCGATGGTGTTCGCGGCAGATTGAGAAACGACTCATACTTGGGGGCGATTCATAAGGAGAATTTGCTAGTTCGAGCCGGAATCCAGAATCTCTACCAGCTGTTCATGACACATGCGGCTAATGTATTCCTTCTTGAGGTCAATCCCCATATTCCACGACTGCTCGAAGAGCAGACAGACGCCTGCAAGCGCATATTGAATATCTATCGGTATATGGTGATGAATGTGCGCATGGACAGCAGTACTTGGGAGCAGCTTCTAGTGGTGCTGCTTCAAATCACATCTTTGGTACTCGGAGAGACTCCtccgaggaaaaaattacttacacTAGGAGGAAAACTAGCGCCTGCGATATTCCAAACCCTCATAGTCACTTGGATCAAAGCGAACCTCAATGTGGCCATCTCTCGAGAGCTTTGGGATCGCTTCCTGGATGTCCTCACTTCTTTGACCAACTGGGAAGAGCTCATCAAAGAATGGGCT AAAACTATGGAGACATTAACTAGAGTCCTGGCTCGACACGTGTACGATCTGGACCTTAACTCCCTCCCTCTAGACAGGCTCAATGATCAGAAGATGAAGCGTTCGAGGAGAGTCACTTCGCGGCCGGAGGCCCACACGTCAGTAGCCTCGGGAGGAGCCCCCAGTGAGGGCCCACATCAGCCAGTGTCACGGCAGGACTCCTCACTGCCTGACGGCGCCATCTTCTCTTCAAAGAGGATCAAATCTGGCCTGTCAAGGAGCTACAGCGAGACCAGTATTAACGTCAAGGCTCGCGTTAGAGTCAAGAGGAATTAT ggcaaacaCAGGAGGACAAAATCGTTGGAGCTACTGCCACCTGGTGACACTGAGTCGACCGATCGCACAAGGTCTCCGTCCCCGGCCCCCTCTAGTGGCATTGAGAGCAGCTCCATAAAAGATTCACCAATTCAACTGGATGTGTTGGCCGACGGTCAGGGAATTGACCAAGCTGGAGAAAACAG GGGCGTAGTATGCGGTGGCTCGATCCGAGGCTGGTTGCCCGATGTGGCTGTCATTCTATGGAAACGCATGTTGGGCGCTCTTGGCGACATCAACCAAATCGCCGACCCCCGACTGCACGCTCAAGTctttgagtatttgatcaGGCTGACGGAAACACTGATCAAAATCAAGCGCAACCAGGGCGTTTCTTTGGACAACCTGACCACACCTCAAGCGCCCGAGTTGGTTCCCCCTCTCACGCTAATTCTGCCCTGGTGCTTCGGCGCACTGAGTCTATCCAGCTGTTACGAAGCCGGTAAACTGAACGCCTTGAGATTGCTCATTTCGGTGATGCTCAACTGCGACCCCAAGTATCGCACGTGTCTCGCTCAGTTTTATCGCTTTATTCATCGTG CCTTAGCAGGGGAGGGTAAAGCGACCAAAAATACTTCTATCAAGTACTTGGGCCCTCGCTTTTTGTCGCTGCAGCTGCCTGGAGCCTCTTTGTTGCTGTTGGATATAGTGCATGCCTGCAATGATATATTGAACTCTTCGGAGAGGTCTGAAGGCATGCCAAGAACAGAAGCAGTGTCCATTTTGGCCAATCTACTGAGCCTCCCCGATGATCTCAGTTCTATATCAGTGCTGCAGCCGGAGGCTGGGTTTACGATCCTTAACAGTTGTCCGGATATCAAA GAGCATGTAGTTAGCATACTATTGAGGGCTGGCCGCAGGGAGCCCTCAGGCAAAGCCCGGTGTATTGCCTTGTCAGGTTTAGGGATGTTCGTCTACAAGGAGCTGACCAATCACAGTTTCCACCCCAAGATAGTGGAGGCCATGAACGTGCTCTTACTAGCCTTAAAG tttaacaacaaaatgatAGCGCAGCTGGCCAGTGATATCTTGTTCCTGTTATGCGATCATGCGGGCCTGCTCTGGGCAAGATATCCGCGACTGGGAAATGGTGTTATTAGTGAGCTTTGCGCTGGTTTACTCAGGCATTCAG GGTCAAGTTCATTGGAAAGCGATCGCGCCCTGAGCAGAGCCTTGCTGCTGTGTCTTGGAGAGTGGTGCATGCGCCTGGGCCCCGAAAGACTGCTGGAGCCCAACGAGTATGGCGAGAATCGTGGTAGTTGCCTACTTTTGCAGGTTTTTACA GTGCTCCACACCATAATCACAGGCTCCACCGCGAACCCGACGCCCTCCAAGCCTATTTCCACCGAAGATTTCGACCCTACGATCACCTCAGATGACCTCCCCGAAAACCGCCCTCTAGCCTCCGAACGCTCACCTTCCAGAATCACGTCCAAGGGTCAGAAATCCGTGGCCTTGTGTGCAGAAACCGTCCTGGCCCATTTGGTCAACCATCTGGGACACTTCCCAATGGCAATAGGAGCGGCGAGGCTCAGTTCCCTCGTGTCCGAGCACGACGATGTGCCTAATTTATCTTCGGACGATCTGTCCACAGTCATATTTTCTGTACCAAATATTCAG ttgttcatcttaaccaAGAATGTCATTGCCAGTTTGGTGGAACTGCCAGCGCTGGACTCGCCCGGAGGTGGCGCTGCCGCAGGATTGGTCACTGCGGGGGAACAAGTGCGGGTTCTTTTACGGGATATGTCAGGGAAGTCCAGTTGGGATGCGTCCATCTTGTATAGAACCCCAGAGAGTGTCCAGGAGGTTTGTCTGTGTGAATCGGAGCAACGGAGAACTTTACAGTTTTTTCAGGAACTAGAGGAAAATGTTGAGCTGAACGCGCAGGATGCTTTTCCATGTGCAGAATCCGACAGTCTTATGACACCCATGTTAGGAGCTCAGAACTTGCCGCAGCGTGCCATGCGGCATCGCCCTCCTAACATCCTGCCGGAGGTCATTAACGCCGCTCCAGATTTAGATCAGTTGGATGAT CTCTTACAATACCTTGGTTACACCAGTCCCGAATGTCTTGAATCCCCCAATATAAAATTGAACGAACCGGGCCCGCCACCGCTGTTCCTCGAATTGGAGCAAGACGTAATCGGTTCGGTGATCAACCAAAGAAATGTAGAAATCGAAGAGGCGCTATTGCTCCAACAGTCGAACTTCGCTTTGGGGAAGCCAGTGCGAAAGCCCCGCAATACCTCGGACAGGCGATGCAGTAGCGCATCTGGTACGGACAGAGAACTAGGGTCCTTCGGGACCATGGTCGAATCCAATGCTTTCCAACAGTGCCGGCTACTGTTCTCTCAATTGGGTTTGTCGGGCTGGGATCGCAGGAATCAGGTTCATTTGCTCGACAAGAATGATAGGCTGCTGCGCGAACTGCGCAACTTGGACAATCAAAGCTGCAGAGAGACACACAAA TTTGCAGTGATTTACGTAGCTCCCGGTCAAGAGGACAAAAACTCCATTTTGAGCAATCAGAGCGGTAGCGCCGCCTATGAACAATTCCTAGCCGGCTTGGCTTGGGAGATCGAACTGGAGTACCATACAGGGTTCTTGGGCGGGCTCCAAAAACTGGGCTCCACAGGAATGACCGCGCCCTATATGGCAACAAGTTTCATGGAGGCCGTGTTCCACGTGGCTACGCGTATGCCTGGTGATAGTCCCGAAGCAGTACTCAGTAAG ACGCGGCATTTGGGCAATGACGAGGTGCATGTGGTTTGGTCGGAGCACAGCAGAGATTACCGTCGGGATATAATCCCGACCGAGTTCTGTGATATTTTAATCGTGATCTATCCACTGGGCAACGATTTGAATCGCGTGACTGTCAACTGCAAGGCTGAC GTTCCATATTTCGGAGTGCTATTCGATGAAACTATCGTCGAAAGCAACATATTACCAGGCTTGGTAAGGGCTACCGCCATTTGCGCGAGTCGCGCCAAGAGAATGACGTACCAATTCTACCAGCAATA TTACGAGGAACGCTCCCGCTCCCTGGAAACTGTAGTGACCAAACACAAACTCAGCTCGACCTTTGAGGAATTCATTGCGAAGGTTTATAATCCGCTACCCATGGGAGGTTCAAGAGGATCATGCGCTGATAGCAGCCATGGAAGTAACAGTTCTTCCCTTTTGACCGCTGCACTCTTGGATTCCTCCGCGCACCATAAGCTGACGAGGAGCGATCATCAAAAATGTAggg CGAACGATCCCACATCACGAAATACCGTTTGGCTAAATCATCAATCGGACGTCCAAAACGGGGCAGAATCCAGCATATCGCCCCGATCGCTCAAAAAGCTAAGCACAAACCTTAAGGGTTCCAAAAAGAGCCACAAACAAGAACACGTTGAGTCGCCGCCTGAAAGCCCCTTGCAAATGACCAAAAGAAAATAG
- the LOC136348197 gene encoding probable Rho GTPase-activating protein CG5521 isoform X3, whose product MFSKKNLVDVKKSTAKLQDPKKDLTTRIKHLKLILDNVDTAEAKGLFEANFSHIYNILYESFLQMESNLRQRELSFHLVHKAHKEELECTLWILEQVICLLPELIHRRWQLHSLGRMLAKLLHTGNSIRLRRQGIKYFLMWYQALNDNAPEYVHKMFASLVPSFHNQLLTASQAVSGSIFHDAQHPVTPPEMLPILPPSSSEKPPDHPSRFYLEALLDHMVHTVIKLEWQDKMSHHHRCFSFLLEQFKTYYLPKICPGFSKDTSLYRPILELPQLRKMENETEFMFCRVSLILWVTNYMHQSKKDQHGQRPDPGSGQSMATPMHDEESESAHPSLDSTLSVQTNKTATDEELAQQIVRDVLCSTRDNVNFVHEIFRQAFLLNFSHVVAIRKIILVYKDLIQGNVELPPYALDPPDEISKNLHPDPDGVRGRLRNDSYLGAIHKENLLVRAGIQNLYQLFMTHAANVFLLEVNPHIPRLLEEQTDACKRILNIYRYMVMNVRMDSSTWEQLLVVLLQITSLVLGETPPRKKLLTLGGKLAPAIFQTLIVTWIKANLNVAISRELWDRFLDVLTSLTNWEELIKEWAKTMETLTRVLARHVYDLDLNSLPLDRLNDQKMKRSRRVTSRPEAHTSVASGGAPSEGPHQPVSRQDSSLPDGAIFSSKRIKSGLSRSYSETSINVKARVRVKRNYGKHRRTKSLELLPPGDTESTDRTRSPSPAPSSGIESSSIKDSPIQLDVLADGQGIDQAGENRGVVCGGSIRGWLPDVAVILWKRMLGALGDINQIADPRLHAQVFEYLIRLTETLIKIKRNQGVSLDNLTTPQAPELVPPLTLILPWCFGALSLSSCYEAGKLNALRLLISVMLNCDPKYRTCLAQFYRFIHRALAGEGKATKNTSIKYLGPRFLSLQLPGASLLLLDIVHACNDILNSSERSEGMPRTEAVSILANLLSLPDDLSSISVLQPEAGFTILNSCPDIKEHVVSILLRAGRREPSGKARCIALSGLGMFVYKELTNHSFHPKIVEAMNVLLLALKFNNKMIAQLASDILFLLCDHAGLLWARYPRLGNGVISELCAGLLRHSGSSSLESDRALSRALLLCLGEWCMRLGPERLLEPNEYGENRGSCLLLQVFTVLHTIITGSTANPTPSKPISTEDFDPTITSDDLPENRPLASERSPSRITSKGQKSVALCAETVLAHLVNHLGHFPMAIGAARLSSLVSEHDDVPNLSSDDLSTVIFSVPNIQLFILTKNVIASLVELPALDSPGGGAAAGLVTAGEQVRVLLRDMSGKSSWDASILYRTPESVQEELEENVELNAQDAFPCAESDSLMTPMLGAQNLPQRAMRHRPPNILPEVINAAPDLDQLDDLLQYLGYTSPECLESPNIKLNEPGPPPLFLELEQDVIGSVINQRNVEIEEALLLQQSNFALGKPVRKPRNTSDRRCSSASGTDRELGSFGTMVESNAFQQCRLLFSQLGLSGWDRRNQVHLLDKNDRLLRELRNLDNQSCRETHKFAVIYVAPGQEDKNSILSNQSGSAAYEQFLAGLAWEIELEYHTGFLGGLQKLGSTGMTAPYMATSFMEAVFHVATRMPGDSPEAVLSKTRHLGNDEVHVVWSEHSRDYRRDIIPTEFCDILIVIYPLGNDLNRVTVNCKADVPYFGVLFDETIVESNILPGLVRATAICASRAKRMTYQFYQQYYEERSRSLETVVTKHKLSSTFEEFIAKVYNPLPMGGSRGSCADSSHGSNSSSLLTAALLDSSAHHKLTRSDHQKCRANDPTSRNTVWLNHQSDVQNGAESSISPRSLKKLSTNLKGSKKSHKQEHVESPPESPLQMTKRK is encoded by the exons ATGTTCAGCAAGAAGAATTTGGTGGACGTCAAGAAGTCTACTGCCAAGCTCCAGGACCCCAAAAAAGACCTGACAACTCGAATCAAGCATTTAAAGCTGATCTTAG ATAATGTGGACACAGCTGAAGCCAAGGGGCTCTTTGAAGCCAACTTCAGCCACATCTACAACATTCTTTATGAGAGTTTTCTGCAGATGGAGTCGAATTTGCGACAACGAG AGCTATCTTTTCATTTAG TCCACAAGGCCCACAAAGAGGAGCTTGAGTGTACCTTATGGATCCTCGAACAGGTGATATGTCTCCTGCCCGAGCTTATCCACCGCAGGTGGCAGTTGCACTCTTTGGGGCGCATGCTCGCCAAACTCCTGCACACGGGCAACTCCATACGCCTACGTAGGCAAGGCATAAAGTACTTTCTCATGTG GTATCAGGCGCTAAATGACAACGCTCCGGAGTATGTTCACAAAATGTTTGCTTCGTTGGTACCCAGTTTCCATAACCAATTGCTCACCGCTTCTCAAGCAGTCAGCGGTAGCATTTTTCATGATGCACAACATCCGGTCACTCCACCGGAAATGCTGCCAATACTACCACCATCTAGCAGTGAAAAACCACCCGATCATCCAAGTCG GTTCTACTTAGAAGCACTTCTCGACCATATGGTACACACAGTGATTAAGCTCGAATGGCAGGACAAAATGTCGCATCATCACCGCTGCTTCAGTTTCCTGCTTGAGCAGTTTAAGACATATTATCTCCCCAAGATCTGTCCAGGTTTCAGCAAAGATACTTCCTTGTACAGGCCGATTTTAG aACTGCCGCAGCTTCGCAAAATGGAGAACGAGACAGAATTTATGTTTTGTCGCGTTTCGTTGATTCTGTGGGTGACGAATTATATGCACCAAAGCAAAAAGGATCAGCATGGTCAGAGACCTGATCCTGGAAGTGGACAAAGTATGGCGACGCCGATGCATGATGAAGAGAGCGAATCTGCGCATCCGAGCTTAGATTCGA CCCTTTCGGTCCAAACCAACAAAACCGCCACTGACGAGGAATTGGCACAGCAAATCGTGCGCGACGTCCTCTGCTCAACACGCGACAACGTCAACTTTGTGCATGAAATCTTCAGACAGGCCTTCCTGCTCAACTTTAGCCACGTGGTGGCCATACGCAAAATTATCCTAGTTTACAAGGATCTCATTCAAGGCAATGTCGAGTTACCCCCATATGCCTTAGACCCTCCCGATGAAATCTCCAAGAACTTGCATCCAGACCCCGATGGTGTTCGCGGCAGATTGAGAAACGACTCATACTTGGGGGCGATTCATAAGGAGAATTTGCTAGTTCGAGCCGGAATCCAGAATCTCTACCAGCTGTTCATGACACATGCGGCTAATGTATTCCTTCTTGAGGTCAATCCCCATATTCCACGACTGCTCGAAGAGCAGACAGACGCCTGCAAGCGCATATTGAATATCTATCGGTATATGGTGATGAATGTGCGCATGGACAGCAGTACTTGGGAGCAGCTTCTAGTGGTGCTGCTTCAAATCACATCTTTGGTACTCGGAGAGACTCCtccgaggaaaaaattacttacacTAGGAGGAAAACTAGCGCCTGCGATATTCCAAACCCTCATAGTCACTTGGATCAAAGCGAACCTCAATGTGGCCATCTCTCGAGAGCTTTGGGATCGCTTCCTGGATGTCCTCACTTCTTTGACCAACTGGGAAGAGCTCATCAAAGAATGGGCT AAAACTATGGAGACATTAACTAGAGTCCTGGCTCGACACGTGTACGATCTGGACCTTAACTCCCTCCCTCTAGACAGGCTCAATGATCAGAAGATGAAGCGTTCGAGGAGAGTCACTTCGCGGCCGGAGGCCCACACGTCAGTAGCCTCGGGAGGAGCCCCCAGTGAGGGCCCACATCAGCCAGTGTCACGGCAGGACTCCTCACTGCCTGACGGCGCCATCTTCTCTTCAAAGAGGATCAAATCTGGCCTGTCAAGGAGCTACAGCGAGACCAGTATTAACGTCAAGGCTCGCGTTAGAGTCAAGAGGAATTAT ggcaaacaCAGGAGGACAAAATCGTTGGAGCTACTGCCACCTGGTGACACTGAGTCGACCGATCGCACAAGGTCTCCGTCCCCGGCCCCCTCTAGTGGCATTGAGAGCAGCTCCATAAAAGATTCACCAATTCAACTGGATGTGTTGGCCGACGGTCAGGGAATTGACCAAGCTGGAGAAAACAG GGGCGTAGTATGCGGTGGCTCGATCCGAGGCTGGTTGCCCGATGTGGCTGTCATTCTATGGAAACGCATGTTGGGCGCTCTTGGCGACATCAACCAAATCGCCGACCCCCGACTGCACGCTCAAGTctttgagtatttgatcaGGCTGACGGAAACACTGATCAAAATCAAGCGCAACCAGGGCGTTTCTTTGGACAACCTGACCACACCTCAAGCGCCCGAGTTGGTTCCCCCTCTCACGCTAATTCTGCCCTGGTGCTTCGGCGCACTGAGTCTATCCAGCTGTTACGAAGCCGGTAAACTGAACGCCTTGAGATTGCTCATTTCGGTGATGCTCAACTGCGACCCCAAGTATCGCACGTGTCTCGCTCAGTTTTATCGCTTTATTCATCGTG CCTTAGCAGGGGAGGGTAAAGCGACCAAAAATACTTCTATCAAGTACTTGGGCCCTCGCTTTTTGTCGCTGCAGCTGCCTGGAGCCTCTTTGTTGCTGTTGGATATAGTGCATGCCTGCAATGATATATTGAACTCTTCGGAGAGGTCTGAAGGCATGCCAAGAACAGAAGCAGTGTCCATTTTGGCCAATCTACTGAGCCTCCCCGATGATCTCAGTTCTATATCAGTGCTGCAGCCGGAGGCTGGGTTTACGATCCTTAACAGTTGTCCGGATATCAAA GAGCATGTAGTTAGCATACTATTGAGGGCTGGCCGCAGGGAGCCCTCAGGCAAAGCCCGGTGTATTGCCTTGTCAGGTTTAGGGATGTTCGTCTACAAGGAGCTGACCAATCACAGTTTCCACCCCAAGATAGTGGAGGCCATGAACGTGCTCTTACTAGCCTTAAAG tttaacaacaaaatgatAGCGCAGCTGGCCAGTGATATCTTGTTCCTGTTATGCGATCATGCGGGCCTGCTCTGGGCAAGATATCCGCGACTGGGAAATGGTGTTATTAGTGAGCTTTGCGCTGGTTTACTCAGGCATTCAG GGTCAAGTTCATTGGAAAGCGATCGCGCCCTGAGCAGAGCCTTGCTGCTGTGTCTTGGAGAGTGGTGCATGCGCCTGGGCCCCGAAAGACTGCTGGAGCCCAACGAGTATGGCGAGAATCGTGGTAGTTGCCTACTTTTGCAGGTTTTTACA GTGCTCCACACCATAATCACAGGCTCCACCGCGAACCCGACGCCCTCCAAGCCTATTTCCACCGAAGATTTCGACCCTACGATCACCTCAGATGACCTCCCCGAAAACCGCCCTCTAGCCTCCGAACGCTCACCTTCCAGAATCACGTCCAAGGGTCAGAAATCCGTGGCCTTGTGTGCAGAAACCGTCCTGGCCCATTTGGTCAACCATCTGGGACACTTCCCAATGGCAATAGGAGCGGCGAGGCTCAGTTCCCTCGTGTCCGAGCACGACGATGTGCCTAATTTATCTTCGGACGATCTGTCCACAGTCATATTTTCTGTACCAAATATTCAG ttgttcatcttaaccaAGAATGTCATTGCCAGTTTGGTGGAACTGCCAGCGCTGGACTCGCCCGGAGGTGGCGCTGCCGCAGGATTGGTCACTGCGGGGGAACAAGTGCGGGTTCTTTTACGGGATATGTCAGGGAAGTCCAGTTGGGATGCGTCCATCTTGTATAGAACCCCAGAGAGTGTCCAGGAG GAACTAGAGGAAAATGTTGAGCTGAACGCGCAGGATGCTTTTCCATGTGCAGAATCCGACAGTCTTATGACACCCATGTTAGGAGCTCAGAACTTGCCGCAGCGTGCCATGCGGCATCGCCCTCCTAACATCCTGCCGGAGGTCATTAACGCCGCTCCAGATTTAGATCAGTTGGATGAT CTCTTACAATACCTTGGTTACACCAGTCCCGAATGTCTTGAATCCCCCAATATAAAATTGAACGAACCGGGCCCGCCACCGCTGTTCCTCGAATTGGAGCAAGACGTAATCGGTTCGGTGATCAACCAAAGAAATGTAGAAATCGAAGAGGCGCTATTGCTCCAACAGTCGAACTTCGCTTTGGGGAAGCCAGTGCGAAAGCCCCGCAATACCTCGGACAGGCGATGCAGTAGCGCATCTGGTACGGACAGAGAACTAGGGTCCTTCGGGACCATGGTCGAATCCAATGCTTTCCAACAGTGCCGGCTACTGTTCTCTCAATTGGGTTTGTCGGGCTGGGATCGCAGGAATCAGGTTCATTTGCTCGACAAGAATGATAGGCTGCTGCGCGAACTGCGCAACTTGGACAATCAAAGCTGCAGAGAGACACACAAA TTTGCAGTGATTTACGTAGCTCCCGGTCAAGAGGACAAAAACTCCATTTTGAGCAATCAGAGCGGTAGCGCCGCCTATGAACAATTCCTAGCCGGCTTGGCTTGGGAGATCGAACTGGAGTACCATACAGGGTTCTTGGGCGGGCTCCAAAAACTGGGCTCCACAGGAATGACCGCGCCCTATATGGCAACAAGTTTCATGGAGGCCGTGTTCCACGTGGCTACGCGTATGCCTGGTGATAGTCCCGAAGCAGTACTCAGTAAG ACGCGGCATTTGGGCAATGACGAGGTGCATGTGGTTTGGTCGGAGCACAGCAGAGATTACCGTCGGGATATAATCCCGACCGAGTTCTGTGATATTTTAATCGTGATCTATCCACTGGGCAACGATTTGAATCGCGTGACTGTCAACTGCAAGGCTGAC GTTCCATATTTCGGAGTGCTATTCGATGAAACTATCGTCGAAAGCAACATATTACCAGGCTTGGTAAGGGCTACCGCCATTTGCGCGAGTCGCGCCAAGAGAATGACGTACCAATTCTACCAGCAATA TTACGAGGAACGCTCCCGCTCCCTGGAAACTGTAGTGACCAAACACAAACTCAGCTCGACCTTTGAGGAATTCATTGCGAAGGTTTATAATCCGCTACCCATGGGAGGTTCAAGAGGATCATGCGCTGATAGCAGCCATGGAAGTAACAGTTCTTCCCTTTTGACCGCTGCACTCTTGGATTCCTCCGCGCACCATAAGCTGACGAGGAGCGATCATCAAAAATGTAggg CGAACGATCCCACATCACGAAATACCGTTTGGCTAAATCATCAATCGGACGTCCAAAACGGGGCAGAATCCAGCATATCGCCCCGATCGCTCAAAAAGCTAAGCACAAACCTTAAGGGTTCCAAAAAGAGCCACAAACAAGAACACGTTGAGTCGCCGCCTGAAAGCCCCTTGCAAATGACCAAAAGAAAATAG